One segment of Hippopotamus amphibius kiboko isolate mHipAmp2 chromosome 2, mHipAmp2.hap2, whole genome shotgun sequence DNA contains the following:
- the NGDN gene encoding neuroguidin, which translates to MLPSKSLFTWLKLLLSLTNLASSPIPLAGPGPSSRTSCSGRKWGSPYSHWLRFASGRDLASLSRQLPLSGSTVPEGVGFVKMAAPEVLESDLPDVVALLKNLQEQVMAVTAQVQALTKKVKAKAYPTEKGLSLLEVKDQLLLMYLMDLSHLILDKASGGSLQGHPAVLRLVEIRTVLEKLRPLDQKLKYQIDKLVKTAVTGSLSENDPLRFKPHPSNMMSKLSSEDEAEDEAEEGQSGASGKKSGTGTAKKYVPPRLVPVHYDETEAEREKKRLERAKRRALSSSVIRELKEQYSDAPEEIRDARHPHVTRQSQEDQHRVNYEESMMVRLSVSKREKGRRKRANVMSSQLHSLTHFSDISALTGGTPHLDEDQNPTKRRKKIPKKGRKKKGFRRRR; encoded by the exons ATGCTTCCTTCCAAGAGCCTATTTACCTGGTTAAAGCTCCTCCTAAGTCTGACGAATTTAGCCAGTTCTCCTATTCCATTGGCTGGACCCGGCCCCTCCTCTCGTACATCCTGCTCGGGGCGGAAGTGGGGGAGCCCCTATTCCCATTGGCTTAGATTTGCAAGCGGCCGTGATCTCGCGAGTCTATCAAGACAACTTCCGCTCTCAGGAAGTACAGTTCCGGAAGGGGTGGGCTTTGTGAAGATGGCGGCGCCG GAGGTGCTGGAGTCAGATCTGCCAGATGTCGTGGCACTTTTGAAAAACCTCCAGGAGCAA GTGATGGCTGTCACTGCACAAGTGCAAGCTCTGACCAAAAAAGTTAAAGCTAAAGCCTATCCTACAGAGAAG GGTCTCAGCCTTTTGGAAGTGAAAGATCAGCTGTTGCTCATGTACCTTATGGATTTGAGCCATCTCATCCTGGACAAAGCCTCAGGAGGGTCTCTTCAGGGACATCCTGCAGTTTTGAGACTGGTGGAGATTCGCACG GTTTTGGAAAAGCTTCGTCCTTTGGACCAAAAACTGAAGTATCAAATTGACAAACTGGTCAAGACTGCAGTGACAGGCAGCCTCA GTGAGAATGACCCACTCCGTTTTAAGCCTCATCCCAGCAATATGATGAGCAAG TTGAGCTCTGAGGATGAGGCGGAAGATGAAGCAGAGGAAGGCCAGTCTGGGGCTTCAGGGAAGAAATCAGGAACAGGGACAGCTAAGAAATACGTTCCACCACGCTTGGTTCCAGTGCATTATG ATGAAACAGAAGCTGAGCGGGAGAAGAAGCGCCTAGAACGAGCCAAGAGACGGGCGTTGAGCAGCTCTGTCATCCGTGAACTAAAGGAGCAGTACTCAGATGCGCCAGAGGAAATCCGTGACGCGCGGCATCCTCATGTCACCCGCCAGAGCCAGGAGGATCAACACAG GGTTAACTATGAGGAGAGCATGATGGTACGTTTAAGTGTCAGTAAGCGGGAGAAAGGACGGCGGAAACGAGCAAATGTCATGAGCTCACAGCTTCACTCCCTCACGCACTTCAGTGACATCAGTGCTTTGACAGGAGGAACCCCTCATCTTGACGAG GATCAGAATCCTACTAAGAGGCGGAAGAAGATACCTAAGAAAGGTCGGAAGAAAAAAG GTTTTCGGAGGCGGCGGTGA